The Desulfolucanica intricata nucleotide sequence TTAACAAAGAATGTCATGAAAGTTTTTTAAAGCATTGTCAGGAGCGGCAGGCCAGAGGACTTGGCTTATTAGACGGATATCAGGAGTGAAAAAAGGAAAAGCTGTCATCATAACAAGTCTCAACTCATGACAGCTTATTAATAAAATTATTCTGCGGAGTATTTAATGTTATTAGCAACTTCTTCTGCATTTGAGGGTTTTTTTAGTTTAAATTTCTCAAGCAACTTAAAATATTGAGCCAGTGTAACCAGACCCACAATTAAGAAAATTATGCCGGTGATTCTGTTAATTAGAGCCGGGCCTATATATTTAGCCAGAGTAACTCCCACTGTTACTTCAATTAGTACGCATAAAGTGAGGGCAAGGGCACTGGCACCAAAAATGAGCCAGCGCCTGCCGGGATTATTGCTTGTTAGCAAAAGCACTGCCACCTGTGTTTTATCACCAAGTTCACATAAGATTATTAATGTATAGGTAGATAACCAGGTTAAAAATTCAATACACATATTAATATTCTCCCATAATAATTATAAATTTAATTCTACATTTCCCATCAGGCCGAAGACCAGTAAAGTTCCCAGTATAAGAAATGTTATTCCTGAGAGTAATTTAATGGTTTCAGGCTTTATATAGCGGGCAATCACTTGGGAACCGATAATTACTTCTATAAAAGAGGTGCAGATTAACGCCATAGCCGATCCCAGGGCTACCCAAAGGACATAAGCAGGTTTTGCCCCGGCCAGAAGCATGGTTGTAATTTGTGTTTTATCACCCATTTCAGATATAAAAACTACCCCCAGAGTAGAAAGAAATAACCGCCAGTTGAAAATACCGGTTAACTTGTGCTCCAGCTTTTTCCCCTCCTTTCCTTAATAAATTTTGTTAGATTTATTTAAAAAAGTTAGCCTCAACAAACATAAAGACATAAAATTTATCCCGTATCTAACTGAGCAAAAAACAAGTTTTTTGATCTCTTTGCCGGGGTTCTATTATTAGTGAAAACTAACTATAATGCCGGGGGGTATTATTTTTACGCTTTATTTTATGCTTAAAAATATTGGAGTGTTACTTAGTTAAGCAGTAATGATATACTTAAGGTATGGATAAGTAGCTTGCATGTGTAGATATTTGTCCTTTTCGTTGCGTTAGAAGGTTGGGAGGGAAATGTTCGGCCAAAAGTGCAAAGAATTTTGTCTAACAAAGAAAACGGCCTTTCATAGGCCGTTTTCTTTGTTAAGGGATAACTTTTTTTAAAGGGTATTCAATAATATCTTGTGCCCCGGCACGCTTAATAGCCGGTATTAAATCCCGCACCTGCTTTTCATCCAGTACAACCTCAATTGCCAGCCAGTTGCTGTCTACTAATTTGGCTATGGTAGGTTTTTTCATGGCCGGTAAAATGTCCAGAATATCTTTAAGCTTTTCTTCAGGTACATTCATTTTAAGACCTACCTTGGAATCCGCCCGGAGTGCCCCGAGCAGCAGTACGGCGAGGTTTTGTAATTTTTCTCGTTTCCACCGATCTTCCCATGACTTCTTGTTGGCATGTAATTTTGTAGTTGATTCAAGAATGGTAGCAATTACACGCAGATTATGAGCCCTAAGGGAACTTCCCGTTTCCGTTAAATCCGCAATAGCATCTACCAGATGCGGCACTTTAACTTCGGTGGCCCCATAGGAGTATTCTACGGCAGCTTCTACACCGCAGCTTTTTAGGAATTTTTGGGTAACATTTACCAGCTCCGTAGCTACACGTTTACCCTGTAAATCTTTAACTTCTTTAATAGCGCTGTCATTGGCTACAGCCAGAACCAATCGTATGGGATTATTGGTCTGCTTGGAGTATACTAAATCGGCTACTTCTATTACATCTGCCTCATTTTCAGTAATCCAATCCAAACCGCTTAACCCCGCATCCAGAACACCCTCATGTACATAGCGGGGAATTTCCTGGGCCCGCATTAGTAAAACCTCAATTTCCGGGTCATCTATAGTGGGAAAATAAGAGCGCTTGCTGGCTGAGATGTTAAAGCCCGCCCGCCTGAACAGTTGAAAAGTGGCTTCCTGTAAACTACCTTTGGGAAGGCCGAGACGCAATTTCACGGGGTAATTCCTCCTTTTACTAACTAATTCCTAATTAAGTATAACTGCCCTGATTTTATTGTGTCAAGATATTACTATATTAAAGAGATGAAGTATAGTCGGCTATATCTTTATAAGTTTTAATCTCTTCGATTTTAAAAATATCCTTATACATATTGAGAAGTATTTCTTTTTTAGGACCTACTGAGTGATTTACTGCTATTACCTTTTCTAAGCTGTTATTTTGTGATAAGGCCTTTCTGAACAGCCATTTTGATCGAAAATCAGTTGGAGGAAAAGAATAGCCGATTACCACTATTTTTTTGGCCCGGGCCAGTCCCATTAAAGCTTGGCGCCATATTTTTTCTATAAAGGGTATGGCATCGTAACTTTTCATTTGTGTGGGAGGAATTAGAACTTGGTTTAATGGCCGCCCGCATTTTATGCAGGGAGAAGCCCGCCAGGGTAAATTAAAAAAACAGTAGCCATTTTCATGAAGTTTTATCTGACTATAAAGATTATGGCAGTGGAAGCAATATAACCAGTTAAAGGAACCATGCATTTTTAAAAGCAGAACATTGGATTGTTCAGAAGAGCTGTAGTCATTATTAATGGGCAGGCAGGGAATTCCGTAGCCGTCGGGTAGATTCCAGTGTAAAGGATTCCGCCGGTCTGTACCGGTCACTAATAAAGCGTTATCTATTAAAGACTCATAATTAAATGATATAATGATATCGCCCGGCTTAAGATTTTTTGCAATCTTTAAATGATAGAGACAGGTTTCACCATAAAGTATTTTTTCAAAGGTTAAGGCCATCAGTAAAAGGTATTCTTGATTAGCATTATGTAAGAATTCATTGGGATTTTCCTCCAGTTCAATATGGAGTAGAGTTAAAACTTCTTCCATATCGAGGGTTGAGAGTTCCAGTTCAGTTTCGGATATGCCCCAAAATTTATTTATAAAATTAAACAGGTGATGATATGTTATTTTTTCATCACCAAAGGAACGAGAACCTATTTTATGAATATGACGAACCTTAGCAGCTTTTTGAAAAAAATTTGAGGCTACCGGACTTTGCTCCCCAATCAAGGAGCCCTTATAACCTGCACTGGCGCCGGCACCCAGAACATAGACTGTGCACACAATTGA carries:
- the hisG gene encoding ATP phosphoribosyltransferase, translating into MKLRLGLPKGSLQEATFQLFRRAGFNISASKRSYFPTIDDPEIEVLLMRAQEIPRYVHEGVLDAGLSGLDWITENEADVIEVADLVYSKQTNNPIRLVLAVANDSAIKEVKDLQGKRVATELVNVTQKFLKSCGVEAAVEYSYGATEVKVPHLVDAIADLTETGSSLRAHNLRVIATILESTTKLHANKKSWEDRWKREKLQNLAVLLLGALRADSKVGLKMNVPEEKLKDILDILPAMKKPTIAKLVDSNWLAIEVVLDEKQVRDLIPAIKRAGAQDIIEYPLKKVIP
- a CDS encoding TMEM165/GDT1 family protein, which encodes MCIEFLTWLSTYTLIILCELGDKTQVAVLLLTSNNPGRRWLIFGASALALTLCVLIEVTVGVTLAKYIGPALINRITGIIFLIVGLVTLAQYFKLLEKFKLKKPSNAEEVANNIKYSAE
- a CDS encoding TMEM165/GDT1 family protein, yielding MEHKLTGIFNWRLFLSTLGVVFISEMGDKTQITTMLLAGAKPAYVLWVALGSAMALICTSFIEVIIGSQVIARYIKPETIKLLSGITFLILGTLLVFGLMGNVELNL